Proteins encoded by one window of Verrucomicrobiota bacterium:
- the hisI gene encoding phosphoribosyl-AMP cyclohydrolase, with protein MKTAPDSPMKFPLRGTLLEIEEGAQLQPKFDERGLIPCVTQDASTLEVLMVGVMNAEALGLTLATREAHYWSRSRQELWRKGEQSGLVQHVEHVLIDDDQDCVLLRVRIEGGASCHVGYRSCFFREVARLGPGPDFALNFLEKEKVFDPSKVYQTGQDGTPLVKSRTPSS; from the coding sequence ATGAAAACAGCACCCGACAGTCCCATGAAGTTTCCCCTACGCGGCACACTCCTCGAGATAGAGGAGGGCGCACAGCTTCAGCCCAAGTTCGACGAACGCGGCCTCATCCCGTGCGTCACACAAGACGCCTCCACGCTCGAGGTGCTCATGGTCGGTGTGATGAACGCGGAGGCGCTGGGTCTCACCCTTGCCACCCGGGAGGCGCACTACTGGTCGCGCTCACGGCAGGAGCTCTGGCGCAAGGGCGAGCAGAGCGGCCTCGTCCAGCATGTCGAGCACGTGCTCATCGACGACGATCAGGATTGCGTGCTGCTGCGGGTGCGGATTGAAGGCGGCGCATCCTGCCATGTCGGCTACCGCTCGTGTTTCTTCCGTGAGGTCGCGCGACTAGGCCCCGGCCCGGACTTCGCGCTGAACTTTTTGGAAAAGGAAAAAGTGTTTGATCCCTCGAAGGTTTACCAGACTGGACAGGATGGCACACCGCTGGTGAAATCCCGAACACCGTCCTCATGA
- a CDS encoding ATP-binding cassette domain-containing protein has product RDKPFVHLSGGQQRRCLLARALMDSPAALLLDEPTAGVDTEGQRQFCVILRELSAQGITIVLVSHDIPLITQYAHRIACLGVTLHWHGAAGALEQHTVLDAYRCELERYQVGDPCIISHGPRGKPCS; this is encoded by the coding sequence TCGGGACAAACCGTTCGTTCACCTCTCAGGCGGCCAGCAACGCCGGTGTCTGCTCGCGCGGGCGTTGATGGATTCGCCTGCCGCCCTCTTGCTCGACGAGCCAACAGCCGGGGTCGATACCGAAGGTCAGCGGCAATTCTGCGTCATTCTGCGCGAGCTTTCCGCACAAGGCATCACGATTGTCCTGGTCAGCCACGACATCCCCCTCATCACCCAATACGCCCATCGCATCGCCTGCCTCGGCGTCACGCTGCACTGGCATGGCGCTGCGGGCGCGCTGGAACAGCACACCGTCCTCGACGCGTACCGTTGCGAACTGGAGCGATACCAAGTCGGCGATCCATGCATCATTTCGCATGGTCCCAGAGGGAAGCCCTGTTCATGA